The Thunnus thynnus chromosome 2, fThuThy2.1, whole genome shotgun sequence genome includes a region encoding these proteins:
- the vcp gene encoding transitional endoplasmic reticulum ATPase: MASGGEAKNDDLATAILKQKNRPNRLIVDESINEDNSVVSLSQTKMDELQLFRGDTVLMKGKKRRETVCIVLSDDTCSDEKVRMNRVVRNNLRVRLGDVISIQPCPDVKYGKRIHVLPIDDTVEGITGNLFEVYLKPYFLEAYRPIRKGDIFLVRGGMRAVEFKVVETDPSPYCIVAPDTVIHCEGEPIRREDEEESLNEVGYDDIGGVRKQLAQIKEMVELPLRHPALFKAIGVKPPRGILLYGPPGTGKTLIARAVANETGAFFFLINGPEIMSKLAGESESNLRKAFEEAEKNAPAIIFIDELDAIAPKREKTHGEVERRIVSQLLTLMDGLKQRAHVIVMAATNRPNSIDPALRRFGRFDREVDIGIPDATGRLEILQIHTKNMKLADDVDLEQVANETHGHVGADLAALCSEAALQAIRKKMDLIDLEDETIDAEVMNSLAVTMDDFKWALSQSNPSALRETVVEVPNITWEDIGGLDDVKRELQELVQYPVEHPDKFLKFGMTPSKGVLFYGPPGCGKTLLAKAIANECQANFISIKGPELLTMWFGESEANVREIFDKARQAAPCVLFFDELDSIAKARGGNVGDGGGAADRVINQILTEMDGMSSKKNVFIIGATNRPDIIDPAILRPGRLDQLIYIPLPDEKSRISILKANLRKSPISKDVDLDFLAKMTNGFSGADLTEICQRACKLAIRESIENEIRRERERQTNPSAMEVEEDDPVPEIRKDHFEEAMRFARRSVSDNDIRKYEMFAQTLQQSRGFGSFRFPSSATGGSGPSHGSGGTGSGPVFNEDNDDDLYG, from the exons ATGGCATCGGGAGGGGA AGCAAAAAATGATGATCTAGCCACTGCAATTCTGAAACAGAAGAACAGACCCAACAGACTGATTGTCGATGAATCCATCAATGAAGACAACAGCGtggtgtctctctctcag ACCAAGATGGACGAGCTGCAGCTCTTCCGTGGAGACACAGTGTTGATGAAGGGAAAGAAGAGACGGGAGACTGTGTGCATCGTGCTATCTGATGACacctgttctgatgaaaaggttCGCATGAACAGGGTGGTTCGCAACAATTTGAGGGTCCGACTGGGCGACGTCATCAG CATTCAGCCATGTCCTGATGTGAAGTATGGAAAGAGGATCCACGTCCTTCCAATAGATGACACAGTAGAGGGAATTACTGGCAACCTGTTTGAGGTCTATCTCAAGCCATACTTCCTAGAGGCTTACAGGCCAATCCGCAAAG GTGATATTTTCCTGGTCAGAGGAGGCATGCGTGCGGTGGAGTTCAAGGTGGTGGAGACTGATCCCTCTCCCTACTGCATCGTTGCTCCTGATACAGTCATCCACTGTGAGGGAGAGCCAATCAGGAGAGAG GATGAGGAAGAGTCCCTGAACGAAGTGGGTTATGATGACATTGGAGGAGTGAGGAAGCAGTTAGCTCAGATCAAAGAGATGGTGGAGCTGCCTCTCAGACACCCTGCGCTGTTCAAGGCCATAGGAGTCAAG CCCCCTCGTGGAATCCTGCTGTATGGACCCCCTGGAACTGGAAAGACCTTGATTGCCAGAGCCGTTGCCAATGAAACTGGAGCTTTCTTCTTCCTTATTAATG GCCCTGAGATCATGAGTAAGCTGgcaggagagagtgagagtaaCCTGAGAAAGGCCTTTgaggaagcagagaaaaatgctCCTGCCATCATCTTCATCGATGAGCTGGATGCAATTGCTCCTAAGAGAGAGAAG ACTCACGGAGAGGTGGAGAGGCGCATTGTTTCTCAGCTGCTCACTCTTATGGACGGCCTGAAACAGAGAGCTCATGTCATCGTCATGGCTGCCACCAACAGACCCAACAGCATTGACCCAGCTCTGAGGAGATTTg GGCGTTTTGACAGGGAGGTGGACATTGGCATCCCAGACGCTACCGGCAGATTGGAGATTCTCCAGATTCACACTAAGAACATGAAGCTGGCTGATGACGTTGACTTAGAACAG GTAGCCAATGAGACCCATGGACACGTTGGTGCAGATCTGGCTGCTCTCTGCTCTGAGGCTGCCCTGCAGGCTATCAGGAAGAAGATGGACCTGATCGATCTTGAGGATGAGACCATTGATGCTGAAGTCATGAACTCTCTTGCCGTCACCATGGATGACTTCAAG TGGGCCCTGAGCCAGAGTAACCCATCAGCTCTCAGGGAGACAGTTGTTGAGGTTCCCAACATTACCTGGGAGGACATCGGAGGTCTGGATGATGTCAAGAGGGAGCTGCAGGAGTTGGTGCAG TACCCAGTGGAGCACCCAGACAAGTTCCTCAAGTTTGGCATGACCCCATCCAAAGGTGTGTTGTTCTATGGTCCCCCTGGTTGTGGTAAGACTCTGCTGGCCAAAGCCATTGCCAACGAGTGCCAGGCAAACTTCATCTCCATCAAAGGACCTGAGCTACTCACCATGTGGTTTGGAGAGTCTGAGGCCAACGTCAGAGAGATCTTTGACAAG GCTCGTCAAGCAGCCCCATGCGTTCTCTTCTTTGATGAGCTGGACTCCATAGCCAAGGCCCGTGGCGGTAACGTGGGAGACGGCGGTGGAGCTGCCGACCGTGTCATCAACCAGATCCTGACCGAGATGGACGGAATGTCCAGCAAGAAGAACGTCTTCATCATCGGAGCCACAAACAGACCAGACATCATCGACCCTGCCATCCTGAGACCTGGCCGTTTGGATCAGCTCATCTACATCCCCCTGCCCGACGAGAAGAGCAGGATCAGCATCCTGAAGGCCAACCTCCGCAAGAGTCCCATCAGCAAG gATGTGGACTTGGACTTCCTGGCTAAGATGACCAACGGCTTCTCTGGAGCTGATCTTACAGAGATCTGCCAGCGGGCGTGTAAACTGGCCATCAGAGAGAGCATCGAGAATGAGATccgcagagagagggagaggcagacCAACCCATCAGCCATG GAGGTGGAAGAGGACGATCCTGTGCCAGAAATCAGGAAGGACCACTTTGAAGAGGCGATGCGATTCGCTCGTCGCTCCGTCAGTGACAATGACATTCGCAAATATGAGATGTTTgctcagacactgcagcagagccGTGGCTTCGGCAGCTTCAg GTTTCCCTCCAGCGCTACAGGTGGCAGTGGTCCAAGCCATGGCTCAGGAGGAACTGGCAGTGGTCCCGTTTTCAATGAAGATAACGACGATGACCTTTATGGATAA